The Neomonachus schauinslandi unplaced genomic scaffold, ASM220157v2 HiC_scaffold_1160, whole genome shotgun sequence sequence TCCGATGTGCCCGTGTGTGTCCGAGGTGTGAGTCCCCACCTCACACTGCCCTGGGGAGGGTTAAAGTGGGTAACCAGGCCAACGTGTTGATTGCACAAAAGCCTGGCACCAGGTCAGTGCGACAAGTGTTTCACCCTCCTTCCTAATCTCTGACATCCCTCCCCCTGGCCCGTTATCGGACACCAAGGCCATAATCCAGTGCCTCCCCTGCTTCCTCCTGCAGGAGCTGCTGGGACAGGGACGCTGGAGTCTGCAGGTAAGGAAGCCTCAGAGTCCCTGACGTTGGCCCTGTGTCTCCCCGACCCCACCCACATCCCAGGCCCCCAGTCTTCCGCCCTCCCTCGCGCCCCCCCTTGTCCCCTGCAGCCTGCGGGCAGCCCCAGGTGTCGAGTCGCATCGTGGGGGGCCGGGACGCCCGGGACGGACAGTGGCCGTGGCAGGCGAGCATCCAGCACCGCGGGGCGCACGTGTGCGGGGGCTCGCTCATCGCCCCCCAGTGGGTGCTGACCGCAGCGCACTGCTTCCCCAGGTCAGCGGaagggcggggggcgcggggccCAGGGACAGGGGGCAGGTGTGGCGGGCCCGGGAGCCGTGAGCAGCGTCGCCCCCTGTCGCGCAGGCCGACGCTGCCGTCCGAGTACCGCGTGCGCCTCGGGGCGCTGCACCTGGGCCCCGCCTCGCCCCGCGCGCTCTCGGCGCCCGTGCGCAGGGTGCTGCTGCCCCCGGACTACTCCGAGGACCGCGCCCGCGGCGACCTGGCGCTGCTGCAGCTGCGCCGCCCGGTGCCCCTGAGCGCCCGCATCCAGCCCGTCTGCCTGCCCGAGCCCGGGGAGCGCCCGCCCCCCGGCACACCGTGCTGGGTCACCGGCTGGGGCAGCCTGCGGCCGGGAGgtgaggcggggggcggggcccgggggccCGGCCGGGAGGGACGCGGgatccctctccacctccctctgaCCGGGAAGGCTAGCGCCGCACTGTCGCAGTCCGGGGCTCAGCGCGACCTCCGGGGACCCAATCCTCTTCCTCCCAGTCNNNNNNNNNNNNNNNNNNNNNNNNNNNNNNNNNNNNNNNNNNNNNNNNNNNNNNNNNNNNNNNNNNNNNNNNNNNNNNNNNNNNNNNNNNNNNNNNNNNNGAGTAAGGGTGCCGCTGCTGGATGCGCGCACCTGTGACCATCTCTACCACGTGGGCACCGACGTGCCCCGCGCGGAGCATATAGTGCTGCCCGGAAACCTGTGTGCTGGCTACGTCCAGGGCCGCAAAGACGCCTGTCAGGTGCGGGAAGCTGCCTGGACCCCTGGAGTCTAGGTCCTGTGTCCAGCACCCGCCCTCCCTCCTTGGAACCCAGGGGCCGTACATCCTGTCCCCTAACCCAGAGGCACTGCCTTAGGGACTGGGGTCCTGGCACTGCCATCCCAAATCTTCAAAGGGCTGAGACCTAAGCTTGCCTTTCTCCTGCAGGGTGACTCTGGGGGACCCCTGACCTGCGTGAGATCCGGGCGCTGGGTCCTGGTGGGCGTGGTGAGCTGGGGCAAGGGCTGTGCCCTGCCCAACCGTCCAGGGGTCTACACCAATGTGGCCGCTTACAGCCCCTGGATTCAGGCTCGCCTTAGCCTCTAATGCAGGAACACTGACCtggagccagaggctggggtcCCTCTGAGGACCTGCCCATTCCCCACACCTTGCCCCTTCCAACTTGAGGCTCACAGGACTTATAAAGCTAAGGtgtcatccatctgtccatccctgcctcctccatAGGGCTCACCAAGCCCTAGCCGCCAACCCTCCTCCAAGAGTCTCCCATttgggggagcgggggggggggggggggggggggggggcgcaccccccccccccccccccccccccctcccatttTACCTTTCCCGCCTTGGCCGGNNNNNNNNNNNNNNNNNNNNNNNNNNNNNNNNNNNNNNNNNNNNNNNNNNNNNNNNNNNNNNNNNNNNNNNNNNNNNNNNNNNNNNNNNNNNNNNNNNNNGTCTCACaatccctcccgcccccctcccctccttctcatATTTACCCTTCTCAGCTTCAGCggggggctgggcctgggtccCCAGAGACAGGCAAGCCAGCTGGTGCCCGGTCTGGCCTCTGGGCCCCCTTTCTCAGGAGGAAGTCAGGGAGCTTCCAAGTGTGAGAGGGATTCAGCCCCAGGGAGATGCATctccattgctggctttgaagatggagcggcctccaggagctgagggcagcccccagctgacagccagcagggAAGCCCCTCACTGCTACAACAGCAAGGAGCTGAATGAGCCTGGGACCCAGCTCCCCCTGGCCTCCAGATGAGAGCCCCACCAGGCCACCCCACAGGCCAAGCCCTTGAGCCCGGTGGAGCCCACCCAGACTTCTGGCCCACAGAGTTGTGATTTAATAAATTTGGGTGGTTGTAGGCTGCTATGTGGTGGTCGTTTACTACAGAGCAACAGAAAAcgaatctagggcgcctgggtggctcagtcgttaagcatctgccttcagctcaggtcatggtcccagggtcctgggatcgagccccgcatcgggctccctgctcggcgggaaacctgcttctccctctcccacttcccctgcttgtgttccctctctcgctgtgtctctctctgtcaaataaataaaatctttaaaaaaataaataaaagaagacgAATCTAGATCTTGCCCCACTGCAGTGGAGGTGCCCCCAGGGTCTGGGTGGGCTAGCCCTAGGCTCTAATAAGGCTCAggagcctggggcacctggcatCATGCCCTCAACCCAGGAGGGGCCGGGAGCCCCTAGACAGGCCTGGCAGAGCTTCTGCTGTGCTTGTTTCTGTGGTTACAGCCATCCTCACTGGGGAAAGTCTGGGGCTGTGTCCCAGCTGTGGCAAGGGGCCCACAGACCCAGGACCCACCCCACACCTGCATCTGGAAACTAGCTTAGGCCCCTTGCAGCTCCCTGCCCACCTTTGCGTGCCTGGGACCTGgttcctgtcccctccctgccatcTGCTCATCCCCAGGCCGAAGACCATCCATCCCAATAGATACAGCTCAGTGTCTAGAACTGCAGAAGTAACAAGAAACTGAACAAAACCTGGAAACCCCAAAGCCTAATCTTTGAGGCTAACAGGgacagtgggggcagggggcatgggGGAGGACATCATCAAAGGTGCAGCCCCAGGGGCAGGCCTGAGGCTCGCCTCCACCCTTCCCTCCCAGGAGAGAAGGTAGCCGCACCCCCGGTGGTTGCTGCCgggctgagccaggcaggcagggTGGGCCCACAGACTCGGGCTGTGAGGGAGCTCCAGACTGCTTTCTCCCCCTGGCTGAGGGCCATCCATCTGGGGAAGCACTTCGCTGTCCTTGGGGGATGGTTATCAAGGAGCAGGGTACCCAGAACGTGGCATGGCCATGGGCACATCAGCAAGGGGACCCTGGTGGCCCCTGCTGGTTGATGCTGGCCATCCTCgctccctccctcagcctgggGCCAGCTAAGGGACCTTCCCCACGACACCTCCCGAGGCACTGAGATGGGCACAAGCCAGTCTGCCTGGGAGCCAGTCTGCCTCAGCCTTGGACCTGCTGTGATTTGAGTAATGGGTCCCCATTCAGAGAGCCCTGTGTTTCGGAAGTATAACCTGGGAGCTAAACAGGGGAGTCTGGAGCTGGAGGGACAGGAGCTGTGCCTGGAAGGGAAGGGTCAgcaaatgagaagaaatcagCTGCTCCTCATCAAGCCCTTACCAGATGCCACGCAGAGGGCTTTGTGGCACCACCTCGTGGGATCCTCACCTGAcacccatttctcagatgagaaagCTAAGACCCAAAGCCACGCAGCTGGTAGATGGTAGGCTGAGATTCCCGCCCAGGTGGTCTGATTCTGGAGGCAGCTGGAATGATGGAGGGGAGATTACAATCCCCTTTACTCTCTCCCCTTGCTTCCCGCCAGTGCGGGGCTCTgggctccccttcccccagcgcCTTCCTGGTGTGCCAGCCTTGTGAGACTGGGCAAGTTGCATCTCCTCGCCCAGCAGGCTCAGgggcacgcccccccccccccgtgctggTGGTCCCGTCTGTCAGCAAGGTCAGTGGGGGCGCGGCGGGGGGGTGACGTGGCCCTGCATCAGCCACGGCTATACGCCCTGCCAGGTGACAGGTCAGGAGACCATGCCGCGGGGAGGGGAGCAccaggttggggggggtggtccTGGGAAGTCCAGGCATGGGGGACACTGGGCTCTTCTCTAAGGTAGGCGGGCATTTCCTAGCTGCCCAACTGCTCTGGCTGGGGATGCTACAACCAGATGGCCTAGCCGCTCCCAAGAGTACTGACTTGACCTCGGTTTCCCCTTCTGTCCTCTGAATGGATGCCACACACCGTGTCGTGGCTGCTGGGAGGGCTGAGGCCCTCACGCTCCTGCCCACCGAGCACGGCTACTGTGCCCTGTGCGAGCACGCTCTCAGCTGCTCCCAGAACACACACGAGGTGTTCTGGTTTTCACTTTCACCGGtggggaaacaggcccagagaggttaagtggtgTGCCCTAAGGCCCACAGCTGGTAAGAGGTGGAACCAGGTCGAAGCTGGGCAGCTGACtcaaactccacactgagttgTGAACCTTCCCTTGCAGAGATGAAAGTAGTAAAACACCCTACAAATAAGAGGTACACCAGTAACTATCAGTCGTGATAATTACTATCTAGTCAtcgatgctttaaaaaaaaaaaaggggggggggaaggcccACCAGGCCGAGACCCTGCAGGCTTAGTTTGGAGGCCAGGGAAGGGTCCCTGGCACGAGCGCCCGGTCATTGAGGCGCAAGGGCAGAAAGGGCCCAGCCAGCTTTCCTGTGCAGAGAACTGAGAGCAGCCGGCCAGCCAGTTCACCCACCATCCTGAGACTCCCACTCTGTCATGGCTCCCAGGAGGGCAGACCTGCACCCAGCGAGACCACAgagccaggggctgtgggggatCAGCCCCTACTCCCCCTCCATTCCCTCTTGACCCCATTCCCACTGCACTCACAATTACACCAAGGCCTGCAGTCACCTCCTACAACTGGCCCACCAAGTGGATGGTACCGTGGGGCTCAGAGAGACACCCTGAGGGGAAGGACTCCTGTTGGGCAGGGCCCCCACCCTACTCGCCACCTTCCCTAGTCTGGGTGACCTCTAACAGCAGAGACCGCTGTAAGCAGACTCCCGTCATTACCCAAACCCCAGCACTGTGCGGTGCGTGCATTAGCTCATCAGTGCCCCCTAAATGCCATATGGAGTCCAATTGTGTATCCCCTGCATGGATGGGAAAACAGGTGGAGGCTCAGTGCCTCGCCTAAGATCATAGTCAATAAGCTGATGTTGGAACTCAGATGGTCTGCTGGAGGGTGGGTGGAGACAGGCATGATCCTCGGAGGGATGGAGTGTGGGCCCACTCAGGATGACTCCTGGTAGGCATCCTGAGCTGTGACACCGGCCAGGACAGACCTAATAAGGCAGGTGTCTACGTGGCAATAGTGCGCACATTCAGGACAATGGGCCAGGGTGCAGCTGGGCCAGAACATCGTGGGCGAAGAGGAGGCCCCTCCTTTCCCTACACCCCTGGACTCCATCTTTACCTGCCTCATTCTGGAAAGTCCGCTGGATGCCTCTGAGAACCGCCTTGGCCCCCATTGgccacacccctcccctgccGCACGCTCTCCTTCCTCAGCAGTACAGGATCTAAAGCCTCCAAATCTCTGTACACAAAGATGCTGAGATTAAGATGGAAATCTTCGGCCTGAGCCAAGGACTCTCTGCACCAGTGACTCGTCCACCGCCTCCTGACTCAGGTGACAAAGCAGCGGTGGAGGTCAGCCAGGGGCGGGAGAGTTAGCGGGGAGCCAGGGCTGCCGAGGCTCAGGGAGGGAAGATTCACAGGAGGGGAGAGGACTTCAGGGAGctctggaggaggcagaggctagaagtcaaaaataacaataattacgGTTACAGTTTTAGAAACACCTACTGAGTACCAATTCTTGATGAAACTCTACAAACTTTACAAACAGCTGTTCTCTCATcttaaagaagaggaaactggaCTTTCATGAGGTTAACTGCCCAAAGCTGCGCAGGCAGCGCCGGGACCAAGTATTTGAATCCCCAGTGGTCTGAGCACGCAGCCCGCACTGTGAAAATTAGTAAAAGGAAACCTCGTTTAGAACACAGgcatggcggggcgcctgggtagctcagttgttaagcgtctgcctttggctcaggtcatgatctccaggtcctgggatcgagccccgcattgagccccgcatcgggctccccgctcagcggggagtctgcttctccctctccctctgcctctccccactgctcctactctctctctctctctctctctctctctctctgtctcaaatgaataaaaaaaaaattctatagaaCGCAGGCGCggggccagcagggggcgctcTCAGCCCTCTCGCTCATCAACTGCAGCCGCAAGGCGAAGAGTCGCACCTGGCAGGTGCGTGCTACTTTACTACCCGAGCAGAAGGAAGGCAACAGCCCAGCCAGTAAAAACCCACTATTAGAACTCACTTTATTCCAAAGaactttttgtttataatagcccTCCCAGTTTCCCCTTTCCTCTATATGAGagtttctctcctttgttctgcgGACTTGCCTATGGCTTTGCTGTAGCTTGCTCGTCCTGGCTTGTAATTCTCTGCTTTCCCCACATAAGCCCagttttgctggtaaaataacttggcagttttattttcttaaggttAATAGTCGTTAGTGACCAGCTCGATTCAGGGCCAAGGCAGCAGCATCTTCAGATTGTGCCCACTCTGAAGAATTGTCAAATTGCAACCCCCAACATCGGCAGCACTGTTTGGCATCCAGGGCCATCCATCGGCTTACTGGGTGCCCTGGCATGTCTGACACATGCCATCAGCGA is a genomic window containing:
- the PRSS33 gene encoding serine protease 33, whose amino-acid sequence is MRGPSCLWVLLLLLLGAAGTGTLESAACGQPQVSSRIVGGRDARDGQWPWQASIQHRGAHVCGGSLIAPQWVLTAAHCFPRPTLPSEYRVRLGALHLGPASPRALSAPVRRVLLPPDYSEDRARGDLALLQLRRPVPLSARIQPVCLPEPGERPPPGTPCWVTGWGSLRPGGEAGVRVPLLDARTCDHLYHVGTDVPRAEHIVLPGNLCAGYVQGRKDACQGDSGGPLTCVRSGRWVLVGVVSWGKGCALPNRPGVYTNVAAYSPWIQARLSL